A genomic region of Arachis stenosperma cultivar V10309 chromosome 9, arast.V10309.gnm1.PFL2, whole genome shotgun sequence contains the following coding sequences:
- the LOC130951199 gene encoding putative disease resistance protein RGA4, with protein MAEALLEIVLTNLFPLVQSEFAAFFGIKEKAEELSKNLELIKAFLDDAEEKQWSDRSLKVWLQQLKDAMYEMDDILDQLPTESSQLGCLTSLNPKKVIHQRELGKKLNEIIGRLDRIAQRRSNFDLRQVVRERPSEAAEWRQTSSTIALPQVYGRDEDKARVVEFLLSPSRSFEFLSVYPIVGLGGLGKTTLVQLVYNDQQVGNNFDLKIWVCVSENFTIKSILRSILEAIKKDKSEVLDLEVMEEKVKELLQSKKYLLVLDDVWKRNQEMELGLTQDKWDKLRSVLSCGSKGSSILVSTRDNHVATIMGTCQPHHLSRLSDDDCWSLFKLRAFGADKEERAELVAIGKEIVKKCGGSPLAALALGGLMQSRSTEKEWLEVQKSKLWSLPDENDIMAVLRLSYSCLTPTQKQCFSFCAIFPKDAEIMKQELIYLWMANGFISSRPDLEVEEVGNMVWKELYQKSLFQDVRSDDFSGEVYFKMHDLVHDLAQSISGQECICLEKQNLNDSSINPRHVVFHGIHKKHFKKRVFEKAESLRTLYQLNSDEFPFTSRLIPTNNSLRVLCIYSRKIPSFGSLSCLRYLELRDLDIKSLPASICNLRRLEILKLKKLSSLRRLPKHLTRMQNLRHLVIDDCYRLSEMCPDIHKLCELRTLGVYVVKSEKGHSLAELRGLNLGGKLSISGLGNAGSISEDENANLKGKQDLGELILSWSNSGKRKSVVGAEEVLEALQPHSTLKLLTIQRYEGMHWPTWMENNSATHNLVSLRLYYCRMCGHLPPVGKLPVLKKLFVSGMDDVQYIEEDESYDGVEAMPFPSLEELELYYLPNVERLLKQETTHMFPSLSILKIYNCPKLQLPCLPSVKVLNVLYCSNEQLKSISNLNALNALCLNLNDQVSYFPEGMMSNMTSLATLEIFSCSELKELPSDITKLTALSHLRISNCGKLECLPEQGWEGLSSLRKLSIEFCKSLGSLPDGFRHLTSLQYLNIGGCRMLKERCKQGTGEDWHKIAHVPHVDNCCQPRPAHRRRIAIRSQNRVRCV; from the exons ATGGCTGAGGCCTTGCTTGAAATTGTGCTGACGAACTTGTTCCCTTTGGTCCAGAGTGAATTTGCAGCCTTTTTTGGAATCAAGGAAAAGGCTGAAGAGCTATCAAAAAATTTAGAACTGATCAAAGCTTTTCTTGATGATGCCGAGGAGAAACAATGGTCAGATCGTTCACTGAAGGTGTGGCTGCAGCAGCTTAAAGATGCAATGTACGAGATGGATGACATCCTTGATCAGTTGCCTACTGAATCCTCTCAACTTGGGTGCTTAACTTCTTTGAACCCAAAGAAGGTGATTCATCAGCGTGAGCTTGGGAAGAAGTTGAATGAGATAATAGGGAGGTTGGATCGAATTGCTCAACGTAGGAGCAACTTTGATCTTAGACAAGTTGTGAGGGAAAGGCCAAGTGAAGCAGCTGAATGGCGCCAAACAAGCTCAACTATCGCCCTTCCTCAAGTGTACGGACGAGATGAAGATAAAGCGAGAGTTGTGGAGTTTCTTCTTAGCCCATCACGAAGCTTTGAGTTCCTTTCCGTCTATCCCATTGTTGGATTAGGTGGTCTTGGAAAAACAACCCTTGTTCAGCTGGTCTACAACGATCAACAAGTAGGTAACAATTTCGATTTGAAGATTTGGGTGTGTGTTTCTGAGAATTTCACTATCAAGAGTATCTTGCGTTCCATTTTAGAAGCTATCAAAAAGGATAAGTCTGAGGTTTTGGATTTGGAAGTAATGGAGGAAAAAGTGAAAGAATTGCTGCAAAGTAAAAAGTATTTGTTGGTTTTAGATGATGTCTGGAAAAGAAACCAAGAAATGGAATTGGGATTAACCCAAGACAAATGGGATAAATTAAGATCCGTGTTGTCTTGTGGATCTAAAGGCTCCTCCATTTTAGTATCCACTCGCGATAATCATGTTGCAACAATTATGGGAACATGCCAACCTCATCATTTGTCCCGTCTATCCGATGATGATTGCTGGTCCCTGTTTAAACTGCGTGCATTTGGAGCTGACAAAGAAGAGCGTGCAGAGCTTGTAGCAATAGGCAAGGAAATAGTCAAGAAATGTGGAGGATCACCTCTTGCAGCACTGGCTTTAGGAGGTTTGATGCAATCCAGAAGCACGGAAAAGGAATGGCTTGAAGTTCAGAAAAGTAAGCTTTGGAGTTTACCggatgagaatgatattatggcTGTCTTGAGATTAAGCTACTCTTGTTTAACGCCAACTCAAAAGCAGTGTTTTTCTTTCTGTGCCATATTTCCCAAAGATGCAGAAATCATGAAGCAGGAATTGATTTATCTTTGGATGGCTAATGGATTTATTTCATCACGGCCAGACTTGGAGGTGGAGGAGGTTGGCAACATGGTTTGGAAAGAATTATACCAAAAATCATTGTTCCAAGATGTTAGGAGTGATGATTTTTCTGGCGAGGTTTATTTCAAGATGCATGATTTAGTCCACGATCTTGCTCAATCAATTTCAGGGCAAGAGTGTATATGCTTGGAGAAACAAAACCTTAATGATTCTTCAATAAACCCCCGTCATGTTGTTTTTCACGGTATTCATAAAAAACATTTCAAGAAGAGAGTCTTTGAAAAAGCTGAATCCTTGCGGACATTGTATCAACTGAATTCAGATGAATTTCCCTTCACCTCTAGATTGATTCCAACAAATAATTCGCTTCGAGTTTTGTGCATATATAGTAGAAAGATACCATCATTTGGGAGTTTAAGTTGCTTGAGGTATTTGGAACTTCGTGATTTGGATATAAAGAGCTTGCCTGCTAGTATTTGCAATTTGCGTAGACTGGAAAtcttgaaactaaaaaaattgtcGAGTCTTCGCCGTCTACCGAAACACTTGACAAGGATGCAAAATCTCCGACATCTTGTCATTGATGATTGTTATCGGCTATCTGAAATGTGTCCAGACATTCACAAACTATGTGAATTGAGAACACTAGGTGTATACGTTGTGAAATCAGAGAAAGGGCATAGTTTGGCAGAGCTACGTGGTTTGAATCTGGGAGGAAAGCTAAGCATCTCAGGCCTAGGAAATGCTGGGAGTATATCTGAAGATGAAAATGCCAACTTAAAGGGTAAACAAGACCTTGGAGAATTGATTTTGTCATGGAGCAATAGTGGTAAGAGGAAGTCGGTAGTGGGAGCAGAAGAAGTACTTGAAGCGCTTCAACCTCACTCCACACTCAAGCTGTTGACCATACAACGCTATGAGGGAATGCATTGGCCAACTTGGATGGAAAACAATTCTGCTACCCacaatttagtttctcttcgaCTTTACTATTGTCGAATGTGCGGGCATCTTCCTCCAGTGGGAAAACTTCCAGTTCTGAAGAAGCTTTTTGTAAGTGGCATGGATGATGTGCAGTACATTGAGGAAGATGAAAGTTATGATGGTGTTGAAGCAATGCCATTCCCATCTTTGGAGGAATTGGAACTGTACTACTTGCCAAACGTGGAGCGGTTGTTGAAACAGGAAACAACACACATGTTCCCCTCTCTTTCTATCCTCAAGATCTACAATTGCCCTAAACTGCAATTGccgtgccttccaagtgttaaGGTCCTCAATGTTTTGTATTGTAGCAATGAGCAACTGAAGTCAATCTCTAATCTCAACGCTCTTAATGCACTATGTCTTAATCTAAATGATCAAGTGTCTTACTTCCCAGAAGGAATGATGAGCAACATGACCTCTCTTGCAACTCTAGAGATATTTTCCTGCAGTGAATTGAAGGAACTGCCATCTGACATCACAAAACTCACTGCTTTGTCTCATCTACGCATCAGTAACTGTGGTAAGCTGGAGTGTCTACCAGAACAAGGTTGGGAGGGCTTATCTTCACTTCGAAAACTGTCAATTGAATTCTGTAAGAGTTTGGGATCCTTGCCTGATGGTTTCCGGCACTTAACTTCACTTCAATATTTGAATATTGGTGGCTGCCGAATGTTGAAAGAGCGGTGTAAGCAAGGAACAGGGGAGGATTGGCACAAGATAGCACATGTTCCCCATGTCGATAACTG CTGCCAGCCGCGTCCAGCTCACCGCCGTCGCATCGCCATCAGAAGCCAGAACCGAGTGAGATGCGTCTGA